The proteins below are encoded in one region of Nitrospira sp.:
- the acuC2 gene encoding histone deacetylase, with translation MGKTGFVYDPRYLEHDMGHGHPESPERLRAIVARLESGGLMARLARIDPVPAEDQWITQVHGASYVQTLKQHRPVSGHVQLDPDTAMSPGSLPAAYLAAGGALAACDAIMGGEVEHAFCAVRPPGHHAERSRAMGFCLFNNVAIAARYLQKKHGLTRVLIVDWDVHHGNGTQHSFDEDASVLFFSTHQYPHYPGTGRATETGKGAGAGYTINVPLSGGEGDEEYIDVFERVLVPAADRFEPEAVIISAGFDAHRDDPLASMGLTEAGYTALTRIVANIATRYGHRRIVSCLEGGYNLSALAASVEAHIGALLDA, from the coding sequence ATGGGAAAGACCGGTTTCGTCTACGATCCGCGCTACCTTGAGCACGACATGGGGCATGGGCATCCGGAATCGCCGGAGCGGCTGCGCGCTATTGTGGCTCGACTCGAGTCCGGAGGGCTCATGGCTCGGTTGGCGAGGATCGATCCGGTGCCCGCGGAGGACCAATGGATCACCCAGGTGCACGGGGCATCGTACGTTCAGACGCTAAAGCAACATCGACCAGTCTCCGGCCATGTGCAACTCGATCCCGACACGGCCATGTCGCCGGGTTCGCTTCCCGCCGCGTATCTGGCTGCCGGCGGTGCCTTGGCAGCTTGTGATGCCATCATGGGCGGTGAAGTGGAGCACGCCTTTTGCGCCGTGCGTCCTCCGGGCCACCATGCGGAACGGAGCCGCGCGATGGGATTCTGTCTGTTTAACAACGTCGCCATCGCAGCGCGGTACCTCCAGAAGAAGCATGGGCTCACTCGTGTGCTAATCGTCGATTGGGATGTACATCATGGGAACGGCACCCAGCATAGTTTCGACGAGGATGCCTCGGTGCTCTTCTTTAGCACCCATCAGTATCCGCACTACCCGGGGACCGGACGTGCCACCGAAACCGGTAAGGGGGCGGGTGCGGGCTATACCATCAATGTGCCTCTATCCGGTGGGGAAGGAGACGAAGAATACATCGACGTGTTCGAACGTGTGTTGGTGCCAGCGGCGGACCGCTTCGAACCTGAGGCCGTCATCATCTCGGCCGGCTTCGACGCCCATCGCGACGATCCGCTGGCCAGCATGGGACTTACTGAAGCAGGCTATACAGCTCTCACGCGCATTGTGGCCAACATCGCCACGCGTTACGGCCACCGGCGCATTGTCTCTTGTCTGGAGGGCGGCTACAACTTATCTGCATTGGCGGCTTCGGTTGAGGCTCATATTGGAGCACTACTCGACGCATGA
- a CDS encoding TPR repeat-containing protein, with product MPNPRIEPLKKVLALEPNDDVAWFGLGKAYMDDGDWKEAVAALESCIRVKPAYSAAYLALAQSLQQLHQFEHCKAVCETGIEVSRKNGDAMVTKNLEMLITSLPA from the coding sequence ATGCCAAACCCCCGCATTGAGCCACTCAAGAAGGTGTTGGCCCTGGAACCCAATGACGACGTGGCGTGGTTTGGGCTGGGCAAAGCGTACATGGACGACGGTGACTGGAAAGAAGCCGTGGCAGCGCTAGAGAGTTGCATCCGGGTGAAACCCGCGTATTCGGCCGCCTACTTGGCGCTGGCTCAATCGTTACAACAGCTGCACCAGTTCGAGCATTGTAAGGCTGTCTGCGAGACGGGAATCGAGGTATCCCGGAAGAATGGTGACGCGATGGTCACCAAGAATCTCGAGATGTTGATCACATCCCTTCCCGCCTGA
- the pepF gene encoding oligoendopeptidase F, which produces MPVFSTTRASRTSIRPRTLRRSATGRYADTWDTSHLLTDRKRDFEPAMKALEAKVAGFESVRETLTGDLSAAAMFTLLQQQEEIAVDAARLGAHAYLWYSENTADGAARSHKTLVEDRLTALHNRLLFFDLWWQGVDPDLARRLMEGAIRYRYHLETIRRFTPHTLSEPEEKILNIKNTTGRSAITTLYDIVTNGLTFSLSVKGKRQTVSREELSTYFRSAQAGQREAAYREFYRVFHQHHDVLGEMYRALVSDWKAEQLELRHFSAPIQSRNLSNDIPDEAVSTLLKVCIKNAAVFQHYFRIKGKLCKSPKMSRYHIYAPFRGSKEASYSYQDAIRLVLESYRGFSPKMADLAEQVFAERHVDARIHAGKIGGAYCYSVIPGSTPYVLLNYTGKARDVATMAHELGHAVHGMLAAHHSIFTFHSTLPLAETASVFGERILSDALLQQEHNANVRQGLLVDQLDDVYATVMRQAYFVQFERSAHDMVANGATVQDLADEYAHLLQQQFGKAVSVPKEFQWEWVTIPHIYASPFYCYAYSFGNLLVLALYGMYKQQGSAFIPRYLELLAMGGSESPASILGKVGVDMCSPDFWQAGFEMIKEMVQALERTI; this is translated from the coding sequence ATGCCAGTTTTCAGCACAACCCGGGCATCACGCACCTCGATTCGACCACGGACCTTGCGCAGAAGCGCGACCGGCCGATATGCGGACACGTGGGACACCAGCCACTTATTGACGGATCGGAAGCGTGATTTCGAGCCCGCCATGAAAGCACTGGAGGCGAAAGTTGCTGGATTCGAATCGGTGCGAGAGACATTGACCGGTGACCTGTCAGCGGCCGCCATGTTCACCCTGCTGCAACAGCAGGAGGAGATCGCCGTCGATGCCGCAAGGCTCGGAGCGCACGCTTACCTCTGGTATTCAGAGAATACCGCCGATGGCGCGGCTCGGTCGCACAAGACTCTCGTGGAGGATCGGCTCACGGCTTTGCACAACCGCTTGCTCTTTTTCGACCTCTGGTGGCAGGGGGTGGATCCCGACCTTGCTCGTCGTCTCATGGAGGGTGCAATCCGCTACCGGTACCACCTCGAGACCATCCGCCGGTTCACGCCGCACACGCTAAGTGAACCAGAAGAAAAAATCCTCAACATTAAGAACACGACCGGGCGAAGCGCCATTACAACCTTGTACGACATCGTCACCAACGGTCTCACATTCTCTCTCTCAGTAAAGGGTAAACGCCAAACCGTGAGCCGCGAGGAGCTCTCGACCTATTTTCGGAGCGCACAGGCCGGCCAGCGCGAAGCAGCCTATCGGGAGTTTTACCGCGTCTTTCACCAGCACCACGACGTCTTGGGTGAAATGTACCGGGCATTGGTGTCCGATTGGAAGGCGGAGCAGTTGGAACTCCGGCATTTTTCAGCCCCGATCCAGTCCAGAAACCTGAGCAACGACATTCCGGACGAGGCCGTCTCCACCCTACTGAAGGTGTGCATCAAGAACGCCGCCGTGTTCCAGCATTACTTTCGGATCAAAGGCAAGCTCTGTAAGTCGCCCAAGATGAGCCGGTACCATATCTATGCGCCTTTTCGGGGCAGCAAGGAGGCTTCATATTCGTACCAAGATGCCATTCGACTCGTCCTGGAATCCTATCGGGGATTTTCGCCCAAAATGGCCGATCTCGCCGAACAGGTGTTTGCCGAGCGCCACGTCGATGCCCGTATCCATGCAGGCAAGATCGGAGGCGCGTACTGCTATAGTGTCATCCCGGGAAGCACTCCGTACGTGCTGCTCAACTACACCGGGAAAGCGCGAGACGTGGCGACCATGGCGCATGAGCTGGGCCACGCCGTGCATGGGATGCTTGCCGCGCATCACTCGATTTTCACGTTTCACTCGACACTGCCGTTGGCAGAAACCGCGTCGGTCTTCGGCGAGCGCATTTTGTCCGACGCCCTTTTGCAACAAGAACACAATGCTAATGTTCGACAGGGTTTGCTCGTGGACCAGCTTGATGACGTGTATGCGACGGTCATGCGACAGGCCTACTTTGTCCAATTTGAGCGTTCAGCACATGACATGGTCGCCAATGGGGCTACCGTGCAGGACTTGGCTGACGAGTATGCACACCTACTCCAGCAACAGTTTGGCAAGGCCGTGTCCGTACCAAAGGAGTTTCAGTGGGAATGGGTCACCATTCCCCACATTTATGCCTCGCCGTTTTATTGCTATGCCTACAGCTTCGGTAATCTCCTCGTGCTCGCGCTCTACGGCATGTACAAGCAGCAAGGCTCTGCGTTTATCCCCCGCTATCTCGAACTGCTGGCAATGGGAGGCTCCGAAAGCCCTGCTTCCATCCTGGGAAAGGTTGGGGTCGATATGTGCTCTCCAGACTTCTGGCAAGCGGGGTTCGAAATGATCAAAGAAATGGTCCAGGCGCTCGAGCGAACGATTTAG
- a CDS encoding sulfurtransferase has protein sequence MEHPFLIDTETLQQNLGRPGLVILDVRGRAAYEFGGHIPGAVHSTWHEYSDPNSIAKGVLDPTAANLEKRIRALGINDDSDVVIYSNPFDNWGDEGRMFWMMHYLGHNHLRVLDGGWVKWVEERRPFEHGVTKVAAGMFCVQPRLGVSILKDELKQIVKGQDARKVAILDARSFEEFLGKEVSGIPRPGHIPGAIPVPWNGFLNPNGTLKSREAILERLAQQHMHPHEDTVCYCTGGVRSAWLWFVLKVVGFERVRNYAGSWWEWSRDFACPVEKDVKMLQELLGVDEAEHVGKPAKAPRPS, from the coding sequence ATGGAACATCCGTTTCTCATCGACACCGAAACGCTACAGCAAAATCTCGGCCGTCCCGGCCTCGTGATCCTGGACGTGCGTGGCCGGGCGGCCTACGAATTTGGCGGGCACATCCCGGGTGCCGTCCATTCCACCTGGCACGAATACAGCGACCCGAATTCGATTGCCAAGGGTGTGTTGGATCCGACTGCCGCAAATCTAGAGAAGCGCATTCGCGCATTGGGTATCAACGACGACAGCGACGTGGTGATTTATTCCAACCCATTCGATAACTGGGGCGATGAAGGCCGCATGTTTTGGATGATGCACTACCTCGGTCACAATCACCTGCGCGTGCTCGACGGCGGATGGGTCAAGTGGGTAGAGGAACGGCGTCCATTCGAGCACGGGGTCACCAAAGTCGCCGCGGGGATGTTCTGTGTTCAGCCACGTCTTGGTGTATCCATCTTGAAGGATGAGTTGAAACAAATTGTGAAAGGGCAGGATGCCCGGAAGGTGGCCATTCTCGATGCCCGAAGTTTCGAGGAGTTTCTCGGTAAGGAAGTGTCCGGAATTCCTCGTCCGGGACATATTCCTGGCGCCATTCCGGTTCCCTGGAACGGATTTCTGAACCCGAACGGCACGCTTAAATCGAGGGAGGCCATTCTTGAACGCCTCGCGCAGCAACACATGCATCCCCATGAAGACACCGTATGCTACTGCACCGGTGGCGTCCGCTCGGCCTGGCTCTGGTTTGTCCTGAAAGTGGTGGGTTTCGAGCGCGTGCGTAATTACGCGGGATCCTGGTGGGAATGGAGCAGGGATTTTGCGTGTCCTGTGGAGAAGGATGTCAAGATGCTTCAGGAACTGTTGGGTGTCGACGAAGCCGAGCATGTCGGTAAGCCGGCGAAGGCCCCGCGTCCGTCTTGA
- a CDS encoding Trp repressor-binding protein produces MKVSFLFSFMLLVVVPSGCAWAQPASGGITVLVAYHSGSGQTEHMARGVIEGAVSVPGTKAVLKRVEQVTADELFTADALVLGSPVYWANMAGEVKTFIDNWQFKFGVWPDLKLKNKVGAAFTTGGQVSGGKELTMMSILAAMLGNQMIVVSGGGAFGASATTEGDSPGISEREFEDARALGRRVAEITARLHLSSGP; encoded by the coding sequence ATGAAGGTCAGCTTCCTATTCAGTTTCATGCTCCTTGTTGTCGTTCCGTCCGGCTGTGCTTGGGCGCAGCCTGCGTCCGGTGGTATCACCGTGCTGGTTGCGTATCACTCGGGTAGCGGACAGACCGAACACATGGCTCGGGGTGTCATCGAAGGGGCTGTCAGTGTCCCTGGCACCAAGGCAGTATTAAAGCGCGTCGAACAGGTGACGGCCGACGAGTTATTCACTGCGGACGCGCTTGTACTGGGCTCGCCGGTATATTGGGCCAACATGGCCGGTGAGGTGAAGACGTTCATCGATAATTGGCAATTCAAATTCGGAGTGTGGCCGGACTTGAAACTCAAAAACAAGGTCGGGGCAGCCTTTACCACGGGCGGGCAAGTATCGGGCGGCAAAGAACTCACCATGATGAGCATCCTTGCGGCTATGCTGGGCAACCAGATGATAGTGGTTAGCGGGGGCGGCGCGTTTGGAGCATCTGCGACTACTGAGGGAGACAGCCCCGGTATCAGCGAGCGAGAGTTTGAAGATGCGCGTGCCCTTGGTCGGCGTGTCGCCGAAATCACCGCACGTCTCCATCTCTCGTCAGGTCCCTAA
- a CDS encoding apolipoprotein N-acyltransferase has product MTMKVGYLQFAPVFGEVKRNLDLVAQRLERVECDLMVLPELFASGYQFVSTEEVDQLAESVPDGPTTQRLLEVARAKRMLIVGGLPERGDGGHYNSAVLVGPEGVIGVYRKAHLFFEETLWFRPGDTGFQVWDMDGIKIGLMICFDWYYPEAARTLALKGADIICHPSNLVLPNCPDSMPTRCLENRVFAITANRIGTEARGGRPPLTFIGSSEVVGPRGDILRRAARDQEEVRVVEIDPPEARNKRLNPYNDLLADRRPELYESE; this is encoded by the coding sequence ATGACCATGAAAGTCGGATATCTTCAATTTGCTCCGGTCTTCGGTGAAGTCAAACGGAACCTGGATCTTGTGGCGCAACGGCTCGAACGGGTTGAGTGCGATCTCATGGTGCTGCCTGAATTATTTGCGTCGGGCTACCAATTCGTTTCGACGGAGGAGGTCGATCAATTGGCGGAGTCGGTCCCGGACGGACCGACCACTCAGCGATTGCTTGAAGTCGCGCGAGCGAAGCGGATGCTAATCGTAGGAGGATTACCTGAGCGGGGCGACGGTGGACACTACAATTCGGCCGTGCTCGTAGGTCCCGAAGGGGTGATCGGTGTCTATCGCAAGGCGCATCTGTTTTTCGAAGAAACGCTCTGGTTTCGTCCCGGTGACACCGGTTTCCAGGTCTGGGATATGGACGGGATCAAGATCGGTCTTATGATCTGTTTTGACTGGTATTACCCTGAAGCAGCCCGTACTCTGGCACTCAAGGGAGCGGACATCATCTGTCACCCGTCGAATTTGGTGCTTCCGAATTGTCCCGATTCCATGCCGACACGCTGCCTGGAGAATCGGGTATTTGCCATTACCGCCAATCGTATCGGAACCGAAGCGCGAGGAGGGAGACCGCCGCTTACCTTCATTGGGTCGAGCGAAGTCGTGGGCCCACGAGGAGACATCCTTCGTCGTGCCGCTCGCGATCAGGAGGAGGTTAGGGTGGTAGAGATAGACCCGCCCGAAGCGCGGAACAAGCGGCTCAACCCGTACAATGATCTACTCGCGGACCGTCGCCCTGAGCTCTATGAGAGCGAGTAG
- the relA gene encoding GTP pyrophosphokinase — protein sequence MPYSTATDIDGLIARLQSYQTEADVDLVRRAYEYSARAHEGQVRKSGEPYLQHPLAVASILTLLRGDVNAIVAGLLHDTLEDTLATHQELERQFGKEIVRLVDGVTKIGKIQFKNYEEKQAENFRKMVLSMADDIRVVLVKLADRLHNMRTLQHHHSEKQQEVAQETLEIYAPLANRLGIGWMKNELEDLCLKYLKTDIYEMLVQKISKREEDRRQYIEEVADIVRKELADVGLPGDVHGRPKHLFGIYQKMQKQGISFEEVYDLTGLRILTDSKMNCYAILGLIHSLWRPVPGRFKDYIAIPKSNLYQSLHTTVLGPKAEHVEFQIRTEEMHRVAEQGIAAHWKYKEQGAIDERDGKVFSWLHQFVESHQDLPDNRQFMDSVRLDLFHDVVYVFTPKGMVKELPRGSTPVDFAFSIHTEIGNHCVGAKVNGKIVPLKYALQSGDAVEILTSGTQTPHKDWLKFVRTSRAKTKIKHWIKLEEQKRSIEIGRRLLEVEFRKHNLPPAQTLKSDAMLELAHGSGYDSIDELVAAVGYGKMASAQVVAKLAPQATESSKAATEQAGPGKIAGTKSDEKGVKVRGARDLLMQLSRCCNPVPGDRILGYITRGRGLTIHAVGCPNLEALDYDRDRLVEVEWDRSDSGIHDAKISVMSVDRPGVLANVSSSIAGCSANISRAEITTREDRKAVLDFVIEVADTEHLHRVLQAVERIEGVISARRVRTWQER from the coding sequence ATGCCCTATAGTACCGCGACGGATATCGACGGCCTGATCGCCCGGCTCCAAAGCTATCAAACCGAGGCGGATGTCGACTTGGTGCGTCGCGCCTATGAATATTCGGCCCGGGCTCACGAAGGCCAGGTTCGAAAGTCTGGCGAACCCTATCTGCAGCACCCATTGGCGGTGGCCAGCATCTTGACCTTGTTGAGAGGTGACGTCAACGCCATTGTCGCCGGTCTCCTGCACGACACACTTGAGGACACGTTGGCGACACATCAAGAGTTGGAGCGTCAGTTTGGGAAGGAAATCGTGCGTCTGGTCGACGGGGTGACCAAGATCGGGAAGATTCAATTCAAGAACTACGAAGAAAAGCAGGCCGAAAATTTTCGCAAGATGGTGTTGTCGATGGCGGACGACATCCGCGTCGTCCTCGTCAAGCTCGCCGACCGTCTGCACAACATGCGCACGCTGCAACATCACCATTCGGAGAAGCAACAAGAGGTAGCCCAGGAGACCCTGGAGATTTACGCGCCGCTAGCGAATCGGCTCGGTATCGGCTGGATGAAGAACGAGTTGGAAGACCTCTGCCTGAAATATCTGAAGACAGACATTTACGAGATGCTCGTCCAGAAGATCTCGAAGCGGGAAGAGGATCGCCGCCAATACATTGAGGAGGTGGCCGACATTGTCCGGAAAGAATTGGCCGACGTCGGACTGCCCGGCGATGTGCATGGACGCCCCAAACATTTGTTCGGGATCTATCAGAAAATGCAAAAGCAGGGCATTTCATTCGAAGAAGTCTACGATCTGACAGGACTGCGCATTTTGACTGATTCGAAAATGAACTGCTATGCCATCCTCGGGCTGATCCATTCGCTCTGGCGTCCGGTTCCCGGCCGGTTTAAGGACTATATCGCTATTCCCAAATCGAATCTGTATCAATCCCTACATACCACCGTGCTTGGACCGAAGGCCGAGCATGTCGAGTTTCAAATCCGTACGGAAGAGATGCATCGCGTCGCCGAACAAGGGATCGCCGCACACTGGAAATATAAGGAGCAGGGTGCGATCGATGAGCGAGACGGAAAAGTGTTTAGTTGGCTGCACCAGTTTGTCGAATCGCATCAGGATCTTCCGGACAATCGCCAATTCATGGACTCGGTACGGCTCGACCTTTTTCACGATGTCGTCTACGTGTTTACGCCCAAGGGGATGGTGAAGGAGTTGCCACGGGGGTCGACTCCAGTTGATTTTGCTTTTTCGATTCATACCGAGATCGGCAATCACTGTGTCGGCGCCAAAGTGAATGGAAAAATCGTCCCGCTCAAGTATGCGTTGCAGAGCGGCGATGCCGTCGAGATTCTTACTTCCGGGACACAAACACCGCACAAGGATTGGCTGAAATTCGTCCGCACCTCTCGGGCGAAAACCAAGATCAAGCACTGGATCAAGCTTGAAGAACAGAAAAGGAGCATCGAAATCGGCCGTCGTTTGCTCGAAGTCGAATTCCGTAAGCACAATCTTCCTCCGGCGCAGACATTGAAATCTGATGCGATGCTGGAGCTAGCCCATGGGTCGGGATACGACAGTATCGACGAACTGGTCGCGGCGGTGGGGTACGGGAAAATGGCCAGCGCGCAAGTGGTGGCCAAGCTCGCCCCTCAGGCCACGGAGTCGTCCAAGGCGGCGACTGAGCAGGCTGGGCCAGGGAAGATTGCAGGGACCAAGTCGGATGAGAAGGGGGTCAAGGTTCGAGGGGCACGCGATCTTCTGATGCAATTGTCGCGGTGCTGCAACCCGGTTCCCGGCGATCGCATTCTGGGCTATATCACCCGGGGGCGTGGCCTCACGATCCATGCCGTCGGATGTCCGAATCTCGAAGCTCTCGACTATGATCGAGACCGACTCGTTGAGGTCGAATGGGATCGCTCCGACAGCGGCATTCACGACGCGAAGATTTCGGTAATGTCGGTCGACCGACCGGGTGTGCTTGCCAACGTCTCGTCCTCGATCGCCGGGTGCAGCGCCAACATCAGTCGGGCCGAAATCACCACGCGAGAAGACCGGAAGGCGGTCCTCGATTTTGTGATCGAGGTGGCGGACACGGAACATTTGCATCGCGTGCTGCAAGCCGTCGAGCGCATCGAGGGGGTTATTTCCGCGCGGCGGGTCAGAACGTGGCAGGAGCGGTAG